In one Gadus morhua chromosome 7, gadMor3.0, whole genome shotgun sequence genomic region, the following are encoded:
- the LOC115547515 gene encoding beta-1,3-galactosyltransferase 2-like — protein MKGASAARNLIYKVLGTPINPRRDFLKTTFKCLLLLSLLTIPISLLLNKHTALFSSILSRYQMYKRSADGPAKFQKALPRNDPLRLSMIYPGNYHFILDDTELCRSIHPYLVLIVPVAPGNWIARDAIRRTWGNETLIQGELIQTVFLLGVPKNSSNIKVLQRKVRTENRLYHDLIQSDFIDSYHNLTIKTMVMMDWLASRCPKVPYAMKIDSDMFLNVENLVSMLKTPGTPTTIYMTGRLKYESPVVREKNSQWYVSEDSYRENKFPTHLVGMGYVFSLDMPRRLMEISKRVTPFYVEDAYIGVCMKTLGIDFTPPPERFHFRLYMYEFDYCHLAKSICAILQTPDQLINYWTSLKGPGPAC, from the exons ATGAAGGGTGCTTCAGCTGCGAG GAACCTAATTTACAAAGTTTTGGGCACTCCCATTAATCCGAGAAGAGATTTCCTAAAGACAACCTTCAAGTGTCTCCTGCTTCTCAGTCTGCTGACCATTCCAATCAGCTTGTTGTTGAACAAACACACTGCCCTATTTTCATCCATCCTATCGAGATATCAGATGTACAAGAGATCTGCTGATGGACCTGCCAAGTTTCAAAAGGCCCTCCCTCGGAATGACCCATTGCGCCTCTCCATGATTTATCCGGGGAACTACCATTTTATCCTGGACGACACCGAGCTGTGTAGGTCCATCCATCCGTACCTGGTTCTGATTGTTCCCGTGGCCCCCGGCAACTGGATAGCCCGGGACGCCATCCGTAGGACATGGGGCAACGAGACTCTCATCCAAGGGGAGCTCATCCAGACCGTCTTCCTCCTGGGCGTACCTAAAAATAGTAGCAACATCAAAGTCCTGCAGCGGAAGGTACGCACGGAGAACCGGCTGTACCACGACCTGATCCAGAGCGACTTCATAGACAGCTACCACAATCTGACCATCAAGACCATGGTGATGATGGACTGGCTGGCCTCTCGGTGCCCTAAGGTACCCTACGCCATGAAGATCGACTCAGACATGTTCCTGAATGTGGAGAACCTTGTGAGCATGTTAAAGACCCCCGGCACCCCTACCACGATATACATGACCGGCAGGCTCAAGTATGAAAGTCCTGTTGTTCGCGAAAAGAACAGCCAGTGGTACGTGTCTGAGGATAGCTACCGTGAGAACAAGTTTCCAACCCACCTCGTGGGCATGGGCTACGTCTTCTCCCTTGATATGCCCAGAAGGCTTATGGAGATCTCTAAAAGGGTCACTCCCTTTTACGTGGAAGATGCCTATATTGGGGTGTGCATGAAAACATTAGGAATCGACTTCACTCCGCCCCCAGAACGCTTTCACTTCAGACTCTACATGTATGAATTCGATTATTGTCATTTGGCCAAATCCATCTGTGCCATCCTCCAAACTCCAGATCAACTGATAAACTACTGGACATCATTAAAGGGGCCTGGCCCGGCCTGTTAG
- the LOC115547537 gene encoding calmodulin-alpha-like: MVSEETGAPQQGAVWKMGPKAKPAKEGDVRHQQEEEPAGRALPAQTDMADQLTEEQIAEFKEAFSLVDKDGDGTITTKELGTVMHSLGQNPRETELQDMINEVDADGNGTIDFPEFLTMMARKMKDTDSEEEIREAFRVFDKSGKR; this comes from the coding sequence ATGGTGTCAGAAGAAACCGGAGCGCCTCAACAGGGGGCAGTCTGGAAGATGGGACCAAAAGCCAAGCCGGCCAAAGAGGGCGATGTACGTCACCAGCAGGAAGAGGAACCGGCTGGAAGAGCACTACCTGCGCAAACAGACATGGCTGACCAACTAACAGAAGAGCAGATTGCTGAGTTCAAGGAGGCCTTCTCCCTTGTCGATAAGGACGGCGAcggcaccatcaccaccaaggAGCTGGGCACCGTGATGCACTCTCTGGGCCAGAACCCCAGGGAGACCGAGCTGCAGGACATGATCAACGAGGTGGATGCCGACGGCAACGGCACCATCGACTTCCCAGAGTTCCTGACCATGATGGCGAGGAAGATGAAGGACACAGACAGCGAGGAGGAGATCAGGGAGGCCTTCCGAGTGTTTGACAAGAGCGGCAAACGGTAG
- the LOC115547513 gene encoding beta-1,3-galactosyltransferase 2-like, which translates to MVELFGFTTEMKDASAAREVVGTPNYPRKAFLKTTFKCLLLLSLLTIPIGFILVPFPSPLSRYQMYKRSADGPAKFQKALPLPRNDPLRLSTQHNMIYPGNYHFILDDTELCRSIHPYLVLIVPVAPGNWKARDAIRRTWGNETHIQGELIQTVFLLGIPNSGNIEVLQRKVRTENRLYHDLIQSDFIDSYHNLTIKTMVIMDWLASRCPMVPYAMKIDSDMFLNVENLVSMLKTPGTPTTIYITGRLKNESPVVREKDSQWYVSEDSYRENEFPTYAVGMGYIFSLDMPRRLVEISKRVTPFYVEDAYIGVCMKTLGIDFTPPPERNHFRLYMFEFNRCQLAKSICAILKTPAQLINYWTSLKGPGPAC; encoded by the exons ATGGTTGAGCTTTTTGGTTTCACCACAGAGATGAAGGACGCTTCAGCTGCGAG AGAAGTGGTGGGCACTCCCAACTATCCGAGAAAAGCTTTCCTAAAGACAACCTTCAAGTGTCTCCTGCTTCTCAGTCTGCTGACCATTCCAATCGGCTTCATATTGGTCCCATTTCCATCCCCTCTATCGAGATATCAGATGTACAAGAGATCTGCTGATGGACCTGCCAAGTTTCAAAaggccctcccccttcctcgGAATGACCCGTTGCGCCTCTCCACTCAGCACAACATGATTTATCCGGGGAACTACCATTTTATCCTGGACGACACCGAGCTGTGTAGGTCCATCCATCCGTACCTGGTTCTGATTGTTCCCGTGGCCCCCGGCAACTGGAAAGCCCGGGACGCCATCCGTAGAACATGGGGCAACGAGACTCACATCCAAGGGGAGCTCATCCAGACAGTCTTCCTCCTGGGCATACCCAATAGTGGCAACATCGAAGTCCTGCAGCGGAAGGTACGCACGGAGAACCGGCTGTACCACGACCTGATCCAGAGCGACTTCATAGACAGCTACCACAATCTGACCATCAAGACCATGGTGATTATGGACTGGCTGGCCTCCCGGTGCCCTATGGTGCCCTACGCCATGAAGATCGACTCAGACATGTTCCTGAATGTGGAGAACCTTGTGAGCATGTTAAAGACCCCCGGCACCCCGACCACGATATACATTACCGGCAGGCTCAAGAATGAAAGTCCTGTTGTTCGCGAAAAGGACAGCCAGTGGTACGTGTCTGAGGATAGCTACCGTGAGAACGAGTTTCCAACCTACGCCGTGGGTATGGGCTACATCTTCTCCCTTGATATGCCCAGAAGGCTTGTGGAGATCTCTAAAAGGGTCACTCCCTTTTACGTGGAAGATGCCTATATTGGAGTGTGCATGAAAACATTAGGAATCGACTTCACTCCGCCCCCAGAACGCAATCACTTCAGACTCTACATGTTTGAATTCAATCGTTGTCAGTTGGCCAAATCCATCTGTGCCATCCTCAAAACTCCAGCACAACTGATAAACTACTGGACATCATTAAAGGGGCCTGGCCCGGCCTGTTAG